In Populus nigra chromosome 1, ddPopNigr1.1, whole genome shotgun sequence, one genomic interval encodes:
- the LOC133681211 gene encoding uncharacterized protein LOC133681211, protein MPFGLKNVGATYERAMVMLFHDMMHREVEVYVDDILAKSKKEEDHVQVLRRLFERLQKYQLKLNPAKCSFGVKIGKLLGFILIVTCEPIFRLLRKKNPGVWDNDCQEAFDKIKKYLQIPPLLVPLTLGKPLILYLTVTETAMGCVPGQHDESGRKKLRKYMLYYTTWLISKLDPLNYICEKPYLSSRIARWQVLLAEYDIVFMTRKAVKGSVIADHLVDHAMKNYEPLNFDLLDEDVIVIEKGGGESDTWTLYFDGAVNVSRNGAEAVVISPENKQYPVSIRLLFECTNNMAEYEACIIGLEATLELKANKLEVFGDSLLIICQVKGEWQTKDEKLKLYQNYLLRLANEFEEIKFTHISRDKNQFADALTTLDSMTQVDIRSKIQPIDIEVRSFQAHCCLIEESPDGKPWYNDIKKFLQHREYPQGISKTDEKTLRRMTRNFYLDGEILYKRSFDGALLWCLNENKIEQTLKEVHEGICATHANGHTMAKQIQRINTPPTPLFNMISPWPFDMWGLDVIGPINPKASNGHRFILVAIDYFTKWVEANSYAHVTQKVVKRFIEKDLVCRYGLPIRLVTDNAQNFNGKLIDELCTKWRIKHLNSSPYRPKMNGGSGSSQ, encoded by the exons ATGCCATTCGGATTGAAGAATGTTGGAGCCACATATGAAAGAGCAATGGTTATGTTATTCCATGATATGATGCACCGAGAAGTGGAGGTTTATGTGGATGACATACTTGCAAAATCAAAGAAGGAAGAAGATCATGTGCAAGTATTAAGAAGACTATTTGAAAGGCTGCAAAAGTACCAGCTAAAGTTGAACCCTGCAAAATGCTCATTCGGGGTAAAAATAGGAAAATTGTTGGGCTTCATA CTAATAGTGACATGTGAGCCAATTTTTCGCTTACTCAGGAAGAAAAATCCTGGAGTATGGGACAATGACTGTCAGGAAGCctttgataaaataaagaagTATTTGCAAATTCCACCGCTGCTAGTACCTCTAACACTAGGGAAACCTTTGATCTTGTATTTGACAGTAACAGAAACAGCTATGGGCTGTGTACCGGGACAACATGATGAGTCAGGAAGGAAAAA GCTCAGGAAGTATATGTTGTACTACACAACCtggttgatttcaaaattaGATCCACTCAATTATATCTGTGAAAAACCTTACCTGTCAAGTAGAATAGCAAGGTGGCAAGTGTTGTTGGCAGAATATGACATTGTCTTTATGACAAGAAAAGCTGTAAAAGGAAGCGTAATCGCAGATCATCTTGTAGATCATGCCATGAAAAACTATGAGCCTTTAAACTTTGACCTCCTAGATGAAGATGTGATAGTAATCGAGAAAGGAGGTGGGGAAAGCGATACGTGGACCCTTTACTTTGATGGTGCAGTAAATGTATCAAGAAATGGGGCAGAAGCGGTAGTAATTTCCCCAGAAAATAAGCAGTATCCTGTTTCAATAAGGTTACTGTTTGAATGTACCAATAATATGGCCGAGTATGAAGCCTGCATTATTGGCTTAGAAGCGACATTAGAACTTAAAGCCAATAAGCTTGAGGTCTTCGGGGATTCCTTGTTAATCATTTGCCAAGTCAAAGGTGAGTGGCAAACCAAGGATGAGAAATTGAAGCTGTATCAAAATTATCTCTTGAGGTTAGCTAATGAATTTGAAGAGATCAAATTCACCCACATAAGTAGAGATAAGAATCAGTTTGCTGATGCCCTGACAACCTTAGATTCAATGACACAAGTCGATATCAGAAGCAAGATCCAGCCAATAGATATCGAAGTTAGAAGCTTCCAAGCCCATTGTTGCTTAATTGAAGAATCTCCAGATGGGAAACCATGGTATAATGACATCAAGAAGTTTCTCCAACATCGAGAATACCCTCAAGGGATTTCCAAGACAGATGAAAAGACTTTGAGGAGAATGACCAGGAATTTTTACTTAGATggagaaattttatataaaaggtCATTTGATGGGGCCCTACTCTGGTGTCTGAATGAAAATAAGATTGaacaaacattaaaagaagtccatgaggggatttgtGCTACACATGCTAATGGGCATACAATggcaaaacaaatacaaag AATAAATACGCCTCCAACACCTCTGTTCAATATGATCTCACCTTGGCCTTTTGATATGTGGGGTTTGGATGTTATAGGGCCAATCAACCCTAAAGCAAGCAATGGACATAGATTTATTCTGGTGGCCATCGACTATTTCACCAAATGGGTAGAAGCCAACTCTTACGCCCATGTAACGCAAAAAGTAGTCAAGAGATTCATTGAAAAGGATTTGGTTTGTCGTTATGGTTTGCCAATAAGATTGGTAACTGataacgctcaaaatttcaatgGGAAGTTGATTGACGAACTATGCACCAAGTGGAGGATTAAACACCTTAATTCTTCCCCTTAtagaccaaagatgaatggggGTAGTGGAAGCAGCCAATAA